The Solibacillus sp. FSL R7-0682 genome includes a window with the following:
- a CDS encoding DUF948 domain-containing protein, translated as MEVVLYIAALIAAVGFLVLCVSIGMTMFSLKNTLNSIAGTVAGIEGQMEGITRETTSLLTKTNALADDISDKSEKLNSVVHAVKGVGDSVNGLNTSIQRITSSITTEVQKNEEKIAQVVQWSNVAMGIADQWKQRKPINQEDVVYTSTKTNETPPGLTPKSKFSFLKKK; from the coding sequence ATGGAAGTAGTACTTTATATTGCGGCATTAATTGCAGCAGTGGGCTTTTTAGTGTTATGTGTTAGTATTGGTATGACAATGTTCTCGCTTAAGAACACATTAAATTCAATCGCGGGGACAGTGGCAGGCATTGAAGGACAAATGGAAGGCATCACGCGTGAGACGACAAGTCTTTTAACAAAAACAAACGCACTAGCTGATGACATTTCAGATAAATCGGAAAAACTTAATTCTGTTGTTCATGCTGTAAAAGGTGTAGGTGATTCAGTTAATGGGTTAAATACATCTATACAACGAATCACTTCTTCGATTACAACTGAAGTTCAAAAAAACGAAGAAAAAATTGCGCAAGTAGTGCAATGGAGCAATGTAGCAATGGGCATTGCAGATCAATGGAAACAGCGTAAGCCAATTAATCAAGAAGATGTTGTATATACAAGTACAAAAACAAACGAAACACCACCTGGGCTTACACCGAAATCAAAATTTAGTTTTTTAAAGAAAAAGTAA
- a CDS encoding YtxH domain-containing protein, whose translation MTEKPVTYQTPQDYTKINDAIYGEETVHVKDFVIGAFVGGIVGAAVALLLAPKAGSELRNDVAVQAVTLKEQSSTLVEKVKAKTAKQPPAMDDGTVSSEGEEPLEDAVEEVLKDLTESMNDKEEKVELANSTRHSSIE comes from the coding sequence ATGACAGAAAAGCCGGTAACATATCAAACACCTCAAGATTATACAAAGATTAATGATGCAATTTATGGAGAGGAGACGGTTCATGTGAAAGATTTTGTCATTGGCGCTTTTGTTGGCGGAATTGTTGGTGCCGCTGTAGCGCTGCTGCTCGCACCAAAAGCAGGTAGTGAATTACGTAATGATGTGGCGGTTCAAGCTGTTACGTTAAAGGAACAGTCTTCAACTTTAGTTGAAAAAGTGAAGGCGAAAACTGCAAAACAACCACCTGCAATGGATGATGGTACAGTTTCTTCTGAAGGAGAAGAACCTTTAGAGGATGCAGTAGAAGAGGTACTAAAGGATTTGACAGAAAGTATGAATGACAAGGAAGAGAAAGTAGAATTGGCAAACTCAACACGCCACTCTTCCATCGAATAA
- a CDS encoding cell division protein FtsA yields MTNKLFALDIGTRSVVGIILEQQGDQYHVADILVKEHKERAMVDGQIHNVIYVAELIQEIKKELEQKHGPLKKVSVAAAGRALKTEQASVTVEIKNRPIFTEEDISRLELQAVQQAQQQLLQQKEDSKNNHYYCVGYSVLYFRLDGEEIGSLVDQQGDEASVEVIATFLPRVVVESLLAALKRADLEMEALTLEPIAAINVLIPPSMRRLNVALVDIGAGTSDIAITDKSTIVAYGMVPTAGDEITEALSDHYLLDFPVAEIAKRQMHSNDEILIQDILGFDQYFPREEVIQSIYPAIQNLAKSIGEEILRLNNSVPPKAVMLVGGGSLTPNLTDELGKILELPANRVAVRGIDAIQNLTRAEGIAATPELVTPIGIAIAAQKAPIHYMSITVNDQIVRLFELKEMTVGDAFLAANIRAKQLYGKPGHGISLTVNGQSIFVPGEHGQPAQILLNGKAATTKTQIINGDKIELVPGINGADATVSVRDIIDDAAVKTITIQDTTYKMEPHVYVNGNPIKLDTPLKDRDVIEFKTIETIVDALNFTNNLSKYEQFNAYSIHLDGKPMYFPEFSSQLFINGKPGKLQYPIQNGDLITFAQGSLPTAEAIANQLNYVLEDKIVVTFQNEQVELIKTAHDFFVNGRITEGKSTVPNGATIKIVEKESGKWIYQDVFRFSSWQLPVAFKGSFTILRNGQPTTFDADIFGGDQLEIQLTEYPIAQP; encoded by the coding sequence ATGACGAATAAATTGTTTGCGCTAGATATCGGCACGCGTTCCGTTGTTGGTATCATTCTTGAGCAGCAAGGCGACCAATATCATGTTGCAGATATTTTAGTGAAAGAACATAAAGAACGTGCCATGGTTGATGGACAAATACATAATGTTATATACGTAGCTGAACTCATTCAAGAAATAAAGAAGGAATTAGAACAAAAGCACGGTCCACTAAAAAAAGTAAGTGTTGCAGCTGCTGGACGCGCATTAAAAACCGAGCAAGCTAGCGTTACCGTCGAAATTAAAAATCGCCCAATTTTTACTGAAGAAGATATTAGCCGGTTAGAATTACAAGCAGTGCAGCAGGCACAGCAACAACTGCTCCAGCAAAAGGAAGACTCAAAAAACAATCATTATTATTGCGTTGGTTATTCTGTACTTTACTTCCGTTTAGATGGTGAAGAAATTGGTAGCTTAGTTGACCAACAAGGTGATGAAGCATCAGTTGAAGTAATCGCTACTTTCTTACCGCGTGTCGTTGTAGAATCTTTACTAGCAGCATTAAAGCGTGCAGATTTAGAAATGGAGGCTTTAACATTAGAGCCTATTGCTGCAATTAATGTTTTAATTCCTCCTTCTATGCGCCGTTTAAATGTTGCTTTAGTCGATATTGGGGCAGGTACTTCTGATATTGCTATAACAGATAAAAGTACGATTGTAGCATATGGAATGGTACCAACAGCTGGCGATGAAATTACAGAAGCACTAAGTGATCATTACTTACTAGACTTCCCAGTAGCTGAAATTGCAAAACGTCAAATGCATTCAAATGATGAAATTTTAATTCAAGACATTTTAGGCTTCGATCAGTACTTCCCTCGAGAAGAAGTCATTCAATCGATTTATCCTGCTATTCAAAATTTGGCCAAATCAATTGGCGAAGAAATATTACGTTTAAACAACTCAGTTCCCCCAAAAGCAGTTATGTTAGTCGGTGGGGGGAGTTTAACACCAAACTTAACGGATGAATTAGGGAAAATTTTAGAGCTTCCTGCAAATCGTGTCGCAGTTCGCGGTATTGACGCAATCCAAAATTTAACACGGGCAGAAGGGATTGCTGCTACTCCTGAGCTTGTTACACCTATTGGAATTGCTATAGCAGCACAAAAGGCGCCTATTCATTACATGTCCATTACAGTGAATGACCAAATTGTACGTTTATTTGAATTAAAGGAAATGACAGTAGGAGATGCTTTTTTAGCTGCCAACATACGAGCAAAGCAACTCTACGGAAAACCAGGTCACGGTATATCTTTAACAGTAAATGGCCAAAGTATTTTCGTTCCTGGTGAACATGGGCAACCTGCGCAAATTTTACTTAATGGAAAAGCCGCTACAACGAAAACGCAAATCATCAATGGCGATAAGATTGAGCTTGTCCCAGGGATTAATGGAGCAGATGCAACTGTAAGCGTACGCGATATTATTGACGATGCCGCAGTTAAAACTATTACGATTCAAGACACTACCTATAAGATGGAGCCGCACGTATATGTCAATGGTAACCCCATTAAGCTCGATACACCTTTAAAGGACCGTGACGTGATTGAATTTAAAACGATCGAAACGATTGTGGATGCTTTAAATTTTACAAATAACCTATCCAAGTATGAGCAATTTAACGCCTATAGTATTCATCTAGATGGTAAACCTATGTACTTTCCTGAATTCTCATCGCAATTATTCATAAACGGTAAGCCTGGAAAACTACAATATCCAATACAGAATGGGGATCTTATTACTTTCGCGCAAGGCTCGTTACCGACTGCGGAAGCTATTGCAAATCAGCTGAATTACGTATTAGAGGATAAAATCGTTGTTACGTTCCAAAATGAACAGGTAGAGCTTATTAAAACTGCCCATGATTTTTTTGTAAACGGTCGTATTACAGAAGGAAAATCAACCGTTCCAAATGGAGCAACGATAAAAATTGTAGAAAAAGAGTCAGGTAAATGGATTTACCAGGATGTTTTCCGCTTTTCTAGTTGGCAGTTACCAGTTGCATTTAAAGGATCTTTTACTATTTTACGTAACGGTCAGCCTACAACCTTTGATGCAGATATTTTTGGTGGCGATCAATTAGAAATTCAATTGACCGAATATCCTATCGCGCAACCTTAA
- a CDS encoding bifunctional 3-deoxy-7-phosphoheptulonate synthase/chorismate mutase yields MSQQDLESLRSEIDRLNLEILNLINERAAVVEEIGKIKEKQGVNRYDPLRERHMLDLIKKHNNGPLNQMTVDFIFKQIFKTALKQLEAEKKKELLVSRKEKSEDTVINVNGELIGTGTPSFVFGPCAVESYEQVAAVAASIQEKGLKLIRGGAYKPRTSPYDFQGLGLDGLKILKDVSKEYGLGVITEIVTPADLEHALDYIDVIQIGARNMQNFELLKAAGATNKPVLLKRGLAATIDEFIHAAEYIMSKGNENIILCERGIRTYEKATRNTLDISAVPILKQETHLPVMVDVTHSTGRRDLLLPCAKAAIAIGADGVMAEVHPDPSIALSDQQQQMDIPTFNAFYDEILKFMKQYEVSK; encoded by the coding sequence ATGAGTCAACAGGATTTAGAAAGCTTACGTAGTGAAATCGATCGTTTAAATTTAGAAATTTTGAATTTAATAAATGAACGTGCAGCAGTTGTTGAAGAAATTGGAAAAATCAAAGAAAAGCAAGGCGTTAATCGCTATGACCCATTACGTGAGCGTCATATGCTGGATTTAATTAAGAAACATAACAATGGTCCATTAAATCAGATGACGGTTGATTTTATTTTTAAACAAATCTTCAAAACGGCTCTGAAACAACTTGAAGCAGAAAAGAAAAAGGAATTACTTGTTTCACGAAAAGAAAAGTCAGAAGATACTGTCATTAATGTCAATGGTGAGCTAATTGGTACAGGAACACCTTCCTTTGTCTTCGGACCATGCGCAGTTGAGTCTTATGAGCAAGTAGCGGCAGTTGCAGCATCAATCCAGGAAAAAGGATTAAAATTAATCCGTGGAGGAGCTTATAAACCTCGTACATCACCATACGATTTCCAAGGACTAGGATTAGATGGCTTAAAAATTTTAAAAGATGTTTCTAAGGAGTACGGCTTAGGCGTAATAACAGAAATTGTTACTCCAGCAGATTTAGAGCATGCGTTAGATTACATCGATGTCATTCAAATTGGTGCACGTAACATGCAAAACTTCGAATTATTAAAAGCGGCGGGTGCTACTAATAAACCCGTCTTATTAAAACGAGGTTTAGCAGCAACAATCGATGAATTTATCCATGCTGCAGAATACATTATGTCAAAAGGTAATGAGAATATTATTCTATGTGAGCGCGGTATTCGTACTTACGAAAAAGCAACACGTAATACATTAGATATTTCAGCTGTTCCAATTTTAAAACAGGAAACGCATTTACCAGTAATGGTAGACGTGACGCATTCAACTGGACGTCGTGATTTATTGTTACCATGTGCAAAAGCAGCAATTGCAATTGGTGCAGATGGAGTAATGGCAGAAGTTCACCCTGATCCATCAATCGCATTATCAGATCAGCAGCAACAAATGGATATTCCTACTTTCAATGCTTTCTACGATGAAATTTTAAAATTCATGAAGCAATATGAAGTGTCAAAATAA
- a CDS encoding MarR family winged helix-turn-helix transcriptional regulator, with translation MEQNNLFHLIHMLEQMNNENIVRFTRQFPYPIGISPILVLSELKLEGAKKQVELAELLGYTKGAMTNIANKLVATGLAKRVYDENDRRIIQLCITEKGMEALNVAQQIGEQIYVDIFSVLSKDELTTYLNLQEKLLTGLQQKNNG, from the coding sequence ATGGAACAAAATAACCTTTTTCATTTGATTCATATGCTAGAACAAATGAATAATGAGAACATTGTCCGTTTTACAAGGCAGTTTCCTTATCCAATAGGAATATCACCTATTTTAGTATTATCGGAGCTCAAACTAGAAGGTGCAAAAAAGCAAGTAGAGCTTGCTGAACTTCTTGGCTATACGAAAGGTGCTATGACAAATATCGCAAATAAATTAGTGGCAACTGGTCTAGCAAAACGTGTATATGACGAAAATGATCGTAGAATCATTCAACTTTGTATTACAGAAAAAGGCATGGAAGCATTAAATGTAGCACAACAAATTGGCGAACAAATTTATGTTGATATTTTTTCTGTTTTATCAAAAGATGAGCTAACGACCTATTTAAATTTACAGGAAAAATTATTAACAGGATTACAGCAAAAAAATAATGGATGA
- the ccpA gene encoding catabolite control protein A — MTVTIYDVAREANVSMATVSRVVNGNQNVKPATRKKVLEVIERLEYRPNAVARGLASKKTTSVGVIIPDISNNLNAELARGIEDIATMYRYNIILANSDQNEEKELTLLNTMLGKQVDGIVMMSEEVTENIQRAVEACSVPIVLAGSISSTEKVASVNIDYYNAALEAVQLFIQNGHKRIAFVSGPLQYTVNGQYKLKAYKDALELAGIELDEALIVAGDGSYDDGLESWTTLSEIDQPPTAIFVGNDELAIGLVHGAQDSGKHVPNDIEIISFENSKLARMVRPQLTSVVLPLYDIGAVAMRLLTKYMNKEEVDEQNVILPHRIELRDSSEK; from the coding sequence TTGACTGTCACAATATATGATGTTGCGCGTGAAGCAAATGTATCAATGGCAACGGTATCACGAGTAGTAAATGGTAACCAAAATGTAAAGCCAGCAACGAGAAAAAAGGTATTAGAAGTCATCGAACGACTGGAATACCGACCAAATGCAGTAGCACGTGGTTTAGCAAGTAAAAAAACGACATCGGTAGGAGTCATCATCCCTGATATTTCGAATAATTTAAACGCTGAGCTTGCACGTGGTATTGAAGACATTGCGACAATGTACCGCTACAATATTATTTTAGCTAATTCAGATCAAAACGAAGAAAAAGAATTAACATTGTTAAATACGATGCTAGGGAAGCAAGTCGATGGTATCGTGATGATGAGTGAAGAAGTTACTGAAAATATTCAACGAGCAGTAGAAGCATGTTCTGTTCCGATCGTACTAGCTGGCTCGATTAGCTCCACAGAAAAGGTTGCTTCCGTTAATATTGATTATTACAATGCTGCATTAGAGGCTGTTCAGTTGTTTATTCAAAATGGTCATAAGCGCATAGCCTTTGTATCGGGTCCACTTCAATATACTGTTAATGGACAGTATAAGTTAAAGGCGTATAAGGACGCTCTTGAACTTGCAGGGATTGAACTCGATGAAGCGTTAATTGTTGCTGGTGATGGCTCATATGATGACGGACTAGAAAGTTGGACGACATTAAGTGAGATTGATCAACCACCTACTGCTATTTTTGTCGGAAACGATGAATTAGCAATTGGTTTAGTACATGGTGCACAAGATAGTGGAAAACATGTACCAAACGATATTGAAATAATTAGCTTTGAAAATTCTAAACTAGCTCGTATGGTCCGCCCACAATTAACAAGTGTCGTATTACCGCTTTATGATATTGGTGCAGTAGCAATGCGCTTGTTGACAAAGTATATGAACAAAGAAGAAGTGGATGAGCAAAATGTAATTTTACCACACCGAATTGAACTACGAGACTCAAGTGAAAAATAA
- a CDS encoding universal stress protein has product MYKHILLAVDGSENSFRAAQDAVKIASEESLIEIISVLSTEGITSEAVKAGTLDNLEAEYRQKFAREENHIKENHSNYKVTISHGSAGRMISNYANDKNVDLVVIGCRGLNPMLEMVFGSVSTYVSKNANCSTLLVK; this is encoded by the coding sequence ATGTATAAACATATTCTATTAGCAGTTGATGGCTCAGAAAACTCTTTCCGCGCTGCACAAGATGCAGTGAAAATCGCTTCAGAAGAATCTTTAATTGAGATTATTTCCGTACTATCTACTGAAGGCATTACATCTGAAGCAGTTAAAGCCGGTACGCTAGATAATTTAGAAGCGGAGTACCGACAAAAATTTGCACGAGAAGAAAATCACATTAAAGAAAATCATTCAAACTACAAAGTGACAATTTCTCATGGGTCAGCCGGACGAATGATTTCCAATTATGCAAATGACAAAAATGTTGATTTAGTAGTTATTGGCTGTCGTGGACTAAACCCCATGCTTGAAATGGTATTTGGAAGTGTAAGTACATATGTATCAAAAAATGCAAATTGCTCTACTTTATTAGTGAAGTAA
- a CDS encoding acetoin utilization protein AcuC — protein sequence MKKAVFVYSPDQLNYKFSDTHPFNHKRLHLTIDLLKNIGALQDEDIIPARVATDEEIALAHDPQYIEIVKKAGHGKLTKQQGEPYGIGTEDTPMFPNMHEASALLVGGTLQAVDHVLQGKSEHAINLGGGLHHGFRGRASGFCIYNDSSVAIKYIQEKYGLRVLYVDTDAHHGDGVQWSFYDDPNVCTLSIHETGRYLFPGTGNITERGNGEGYGTSFNFPIDAFTEDESFLEIYEQSMREVFEFFKPDVVFTQNGADAHYFDPLTHLYGTMNIYREIPKLAHKLAHEYCNGRWIAVGGGGYDIWRVVPRAWSLIWTEMTDQIAPTGPLPQAWLDKWQPESPVPFIPTWDDPKSLYEAIPRKIEIQEKNAQMLQKALHIIRTEKNRS from the coding sequence ATGAAAAAAGCTGTTTTTGTTTATTCGCCAGATCAACTTAATTACAAATTTTCGGACACTCACCCGTTTAACCATAAACGACTACACTTAACAATTGATCTACTAAAAAACATTGGTGCTTTACAAGATGAAGATATCATACCTGCGCGTGTAGCAACAGATGAAGAAATTGCCCTTGCGCATGATCCTCAATATATTGAAATTGTTAAAAAGGCGGGACACGGTAAATTAACTAAACAGCAAGGCGAACCATATGGAATAGGGACAGAAGATACACCCATGTTTCCAAATATGCATGAAGCAAGTGCGCTGCTCGTTGGTGGTACTCTACAGGCGGTAGATCATGTACTCCAAGGAAAATCAGAGCATGCAATTAATCTTGGTGGAGGGCTACATCACGGGTTCCGAGGAAGAGCATCGGGCTTTTGCATATACAATGATAGCAGTGTCGCCATTAAATATATACAAGAAAAATACGGATTACGCGTGTTGTATGTCGATACAGATGCACATCATGGGGATGGTGTGCAGTGGTCCTTTTATGATGATCCAAATGTGTGTACATTATCAATTCACGAAACTGGTCGTTATTTATTTCCTGGTACCGGCAATATTACCGAACGAGGAAATGGTGAAGGCTATGGTACATCGTTTAATTTCCCTATCGATGCCTTTACAGAAGATGAAAGTTTTTTAGAAATATATGAGCAATCGATGCGTGAAGTATTTGAATTTTTTAAACCGGACGTTGTGTTTACACAAAATGGAGCAGATGCTCATTATTTTGATCCTTTAACACATTTATACGGTACGATGAATATTTATAGAGAAATCCCAAAACTTGCTCATAAGCTTGCCCATGAATATTGTAATGGGCGCTGGATTGCCGTTGGGGGTGGCGGCTACGATATTTGGCGTGTCGTACCACGCGCATGGTCTCTCATTTGGACTGAAATGACAGATCAAATTGCGCCAACTGGTCCATTACCACAAGCTTGGCTCGATAAATGGCAGCCTGAATCACCTGTACCATTTATTCCTACATGGGATGATCCAAAGTCACTTTATGAGGCAATTCCTCGTAAAATTGAAATTCAAGAAAAAAATGCACAAATGCTCCAAAAAGCATTACATATTATTCGAACTGAAAAAAATCGTTCCTAA
- a CDS encoding CBS and ACT domain-containing protein has protein sequence MIVEEIMNTEIHTLLPHNTVRDAVLLMREKKIRHLPIVNDENYVIGIVTEHDIKNALPSCLREEPNSSIYDAPIENVMTKNPMVGHPLDSVEEIALTFYESKISCLPIVSAGALVGIVTTTDLLYTYIELTGTNKPASRVDIRVSDRPGMLYEITKVFHENNANVLSVLVYPDGNNDKSRILSVRLQVINPLLVIEDLRQRGYNVLWPNVPGVTL, from the coding sequence ATGATCGTCGAAGAAATTATGAATACCGAAATACATACACTTTTACCTCATAACACAGTTCGTGATGCTGTTCTACTCATGCGCGAGAAGAAAATCAGGCATCTTCCAATCGTCAATGATGAGAATTACGTCATAGGTATTGTTACAGAGCATGATATAAAAAATGCGCTCCCTTCATGCTTACGTGAGGAACCAAACTCTTCTATTTATGATGCGCCAATTGAAAATGTGATGACGAAAAATCCAATGGTAGGCCACCCTTTAGATTCAGTAGAAGAAATTGCTTTAACCTTTTATGAATCAAAAATAAGCTGCCTTCCGATTGTATCTGCTGGTGCGTTAGTCGGAATTGTTACAACAACTGATTTATTGTATACGTATATTGAGTTAACTGGTACAAATAAGCCTGCTTCGAGAGTCGACATTCGTGTCTCAGATCGTCCTGGTATGCTCTATGAAATTACGAAAGTATTCCACGAAAACAATGCCAATGTACTAAGTGTTCTTGTCTATCCTGATGGTAATAATGACAAATCTCGCATTTTAAGTGTCCGTCTACAAGTAATTAATCCTTTACTAGTTATTGAAGACTTGCGCCAGCGTGGATATAACGTCCTCTGGCCAAATGTACCTGGCGTAACGTTATGA
- a CDS encoding GNAT family N-acetyltransferase — protein MNHVKKYYCVEFETRNGKVLVEGPVPSEQLASYTLHEDLKAFRPSHQQHAALVDIAKLEEGRIILVRQGNIVMGYVTYLYPDPLERWAEDRIPNMIELGAIEVIPSFRGTGIGKKLLEVSLMDDGMEDYLIITTEYYWHWDLKGTGLNVWDYRNMMERMMTSANFEYYATDDPEITSHPANCLMARVGSRVQADTLERFDRLRFRSRFMY, from the coding sequence ATGAATCATGTGAAAAAATACTATTGTGTTGAATTCGAGACGAGGAATGGTAAAGTTTTAGTGGAAGGTCCCGTTCCGTCTGAGCAACTTGCTTCGTATACTTTACACGAAGATTTAAAAGCTTTTAGACCTTCACACCAACAACATGCAGCACTTGTTGATATTGCTAAGTTAGAAGAAGGAAGAATTATACTTGTTCGGCAGGGAAACATTGTAATGGGCTATGTCACTTATCTTTATCCTGACCCGTTAGAGCGTTGGGCTGAGGATCGTATTCCGAATATGATTGAGCTAGGGGCAATTGAAGTCATACCTTCTTTCCGTGGAACAGGTATAGGAAAAAAATTATTAGAAGTATCTTTAATGGATGATGGAATGGAAGATTATTTAATTATTACAACTGAATATTACTGGCATTGGGATTTGAAAGGGACAGGACTCAATGTTTGGGATTATCGTAATATGATGGAGCGTATGATGACATCGGCCAATTTTGAATATTACGCGACAGATGACCCTGAAATCACTTCCCATCCCGCAAATTGTTTAATGGCACGCGTTGGTTCACGAGTTCAAGCTGATACGCTTGAACGATTTGACAGGCTTCGCTTTAGAAGTCGCTTCATGTATTAA